The following is a genomic window from Amycolatopsis acidiphila.
TGACGGCGATGGGCCTCACGCTGACCCTGCACGTCGTCACCGACCTCGGCCGCGGCTACGGCGCGGCCGGTCTCGTCGGCACCGCGGCGACGCTCGGCAGTGCGCTCGGCGCGCCCCTGGTCGGCAGGCTGATCGATCGCCACGGCCTGCGCCCGGTCGTCGCCACCTGCGGCACCGCGTCCACGGCGTACTGGGTCAGCGCGCCGCATCTGTCGTACGTGGCGCTGGTCGCGGTCGCGCTGCCCGCGGGCATGCTGGCGGTCCCGGCGAGCTCGATCTCCCGGCAGGTGCTGACCGCGCTCGTCCCGGTCGCGCTGCGGCGCTCGGCGTACTCGCTGGACACGATCTCGCTCGAATCGTCGTTCATGATCGGCCCGGCCGCCGGGATCGCGGTCGCCACCCAGGTGTCCGCGTCGGTCGCGCTCACCGGCATCGGCGTCTGCTTCGCGCTCACGACCGTCGCGCTGTGCTGGTTCAACCCGCCGATCCGGCGGCTGGACGAGGTGGTGACGGGCAGCAGGCCGCCACTGCGCGACTGGCTCGGCCGGCGCCTGGTCGCGACCCTGTTCGTCGGCGGCGGCGCCCTGTTCTGCCTGGCCGGCACCGAACTCGCGACGCTCGCCGCGCTGCGGGTGACCGGCGAAGTCGGCTGGACGGGCGTGGTGATCGCGGTGATGTGCGTGGCCTCGGCGGCCGGCGGGATCATCCACGGCGCGGTCCGGCGGTCGCTTTCGCAGCCGACGCTGATGCTGCTGCTGACCCTGCTGGTGATCCCGGTGGGCCTGTTCGGGCAGTCGTGGTGGTTGCTGGCGATCGCGCTCGTGCCGATGAACGTGGCGTGCGCGCCCACGCTCGCGGCCACGGCCGAGGAGGTCAGCGCGCTGGCGCCGGCGCGGGTCCGCGGCGAGGCGATGGGCCTGCTGGACTCGGCGACCCGGCTGGGGATGGCCACCGGCAGCCCGGCGGTCGGTTTCGCGATCGACCACTCCTCGCCGGGACTGGGGTTCGTGGCCGCCGGGCTCGGTGGCCTGGTGGTCGCCGCGGTCGGGCTCGGCCTGCGGCTGAGGGTGCGCCTGCCGAAACCGGTGAACGCCTGATCCCTCCGGGTGCCGAGTCCATTGTGGACGACAGCAGACGCCTTCTGGGGAACCCGGCTAGAGGCAGGCAGCACGCAGGGCGCTCAGGTTCGCCGCGTTGCGCTGCGCCCAGTCGTTCACATCACTCAAGCCCTCGACCTTGCGTTGCTCCAGCGCGATGTAGGAATCGGCGATGGTGAACAGGTTCTGCTTGAGATCCTGGTCCGACACCTGGTTCGCCAGCTGACGGAGCCGGTCCGCCTTCTGCTGCGCCTGGGCCGCGAGCTGCGCCGGGTCGAGGTTCGGGTTGAGGTTGGTCAGGCCCAGTGCCTCGGCGCACGCGCTCGCCTGACTCGCCGTCGAATCGACCTGGTCACAGCCCGCCAGCAGCAGTCCGAGCCCGGCGACCGCGAGCACGCGTACGAGTTTCATGCACCCAAGCTACCCAAGCCGCCCGGTCAGGTACCGGCCGTTCGCCCCGAACATCGACGTCACGTTGTCCGTCAGCTGCCTGCCGTAGCGTTCGGCCAGGTCCGCGCCCGAGACATCGCCGACCGCCCAGCCCAGCTCGGCCAGCTGTTCGGCCGGGTCCCCGTGCGGGTCGTCGGGCAGCAGGGCCGCGAAGTCGAAGCCGAACTCCTTCAGCATGTTCTCCACCGCCGGGTCCTCCAGCGCCGCCTTCGGATCGTGGACGTACTCGATCGCCACCGTGCTCTCCAGCGCCGACAGCGAATGGACCGTGTCCAGCAACCGCGTCGCGGCGTCCCGCGCCAGATACGGCAGCAGGCCCTCGACGAGCCACGCGGTGGGCTGCTCCGGGTCGAACCCCTTGTCCAACAAGGCGTTCGCCCAGTCGTCGCGTAGGTCCACGGCCACCGTCCGGCGCTCGCACCGAGGCTGTGCGCCCTGCTCGGCCAGCACCTCGTCCTTGAACTCCAGCACCCGCGGCTGGTCCACCTCGAACAGCGTCGTCTCGTCCGGCCAGTCCAGCCGGAAGGCACGGCTGTCCAGCCCGGCCGCCAGGATGACCACCTGGCGCACGCCTGCCGTCGACGCTTCCGCGAGGTACTCGTCGAAGAACCTCGACCGCAGCCCCAGGAACAGCGACATCCGCTCCCACAGGGCGTCCTCGCGCGGCAGCTCGCCGGCGCGCGTGGGCAGTGGCATCGGCGCCTGCGCGGCCCGGACGAAGGCCGCCGCGTACGGATCTTCGACCAGCGGCTCGGCCCGGCTGCTCTCGACCGCGCGAGCAGCCGCGACGGCGAGCGCCGTGATCCCGACTCCCGACACGATGTCCCAGTCCCGCATGCGGCCCCCTTCAACGCTGAGTGATCAAGGTCTACCAGCGCGTGTACCCGTCAGGCAACCGTTTGCAACATGCCGGGACTACTGGTCGACGGTTTTCCACCAGCGCAGCGTGAATCCCGCGCCGGCCAGCACGATGACGGCCGTGAACGCGACCCAGCCGAACGGGAAGCCCCCGCCCCCGGTGTCGGACTCGCTCGCGGCGGGCGCGACGGCCGGGGTCGCGGTGACCAGGCCGACCTTCACCGACAGGTCCTCCCGCGGCTTCGGCCCCACGGTCATCGGCGGGGTGCACCCGTTGTCCACTCCCGGCACGCGGAACGCCGCGAACCCCGGCGGCAGGTGCGTGAGGTCGAAGCAGACCTGGTACGAGCCGTCCGGCAGGTCGTCGAGCAGGTAGCCGCCGTCCGGGCCGGTGCGGGTGGCGGCGACGACGCGGCCCGTCGCGTCCTTCATCGTGACCTCGATGCCCGCCGCACCCGGCTCATCCGGGTCGGGCTCGCCGTTGCCGTTGCGGTCGAACCAGACAAGGTCGCCGACCCGGTTGCGCGCGGCGACCACTCCGGCGTCCAAAGTGGACTCATCACGGTGCCCGACGCCCACCGTCACCGGCGGTGTGCACGAGCCGGCGAGGTCGACGTCGGAGTCCTTGGTCGCGTCGCCGACGCGCGGTTTGGACCACTGACCACCCGCGTAGGCGGGCGGGAATCCCTTGGGGTCGAAGCAGACCTGGTAGGCGCCGTCGGGGATGCCCTTGAACGAGTACGCGCCGTCGGCGCCGGTGGTGGTCGTGGCCGCGTCGCCGCCCCCCGCCTTGACCAGCCGCACCGGCACCCCGGCGATACCCGTCTCCACGGGGTCCTGCAGGCCGTTGCGGTTGCTGTCGAACCACACCCGGTCGCCAAGCTCGTTGACCGGGGCGGCGAGGCCGGCGCTGAGCGAGGTGTCCTCCCGCTTGCCGAGCCCGATGGTCACGGTGCGGGTGCAGCCGGTCGCGGGGTTGGCGGCGGAGTCGTTGACGTACTTCGCGGGCGTGTAGTCGGCGACCGCGGCCGGCAGGTTGCCGAGGTCGAAGCACACCTGGTACGAGCCGTCGGGCACGTCGTCGAAGACGTAGCCGCCGTCCGGGCCGGTGGTGGTGAGCGCCAGCTGGCTGCCGTCGTCGCCGCGCAGCTTCACCGGCACCCCGCCGATACCGGGCTCGTTCGGGTCCGGCACGCCGTCGGCGTTGAGATCCGACCAGACCCGCGCGGCGATCCGGTTCACCGGCGGCGCCAGCCCGGCGTCGAGGGTGCGGTCCTGCACGTGGTCGGCCTTCAGCTCCGTCGGCGCCGTGCAGCCGGTGGTGGGGTCGGGCGCCGAGTCCTGACCGGGGTTGCCCGCCCTGGGCTTGGTCAGCTTGTAGTCGGCGTACTGCGCGGGCAGTTTTCCCGCGTCGAAGCAGACCTTGTACGTGCCGTCCGGCAGGTGTGAGAACGCGTACTGCCCGTGCGGGCCGGTGGTGGTCGCGACGACGACGGCGCCGTCGGCATCCTGCAGCGACACCGGCACCCCCGCCACGCCGGGCTCGCCCGGGTCCTGCAGGCCGTTGCGGTTGACGTCCGCCCACACCAGGTCGCCGACCTCGTTGAGCCCGCCCACGACCCCGCCGTCCACGGTGTCGTCGACCGAACCGGCCGGGCCCACGGTCACCCGTGCCGTGCCCGAGCCGGGGTCCACGTTGGAGTCGATCTCGGGCGTCACGCTCGCGAGCGGCGTGGTCCAGCGCAGCCCCGCGACCGGCGGCGAGCCCGGCAGGCCCGCGGTGTCCACCCCGGAGTAGTCGAACTTGAGCGTGTAGCAGGTGTTCGGCGTCACGCCGTCGCCCGGGCCGAACAGGTACCGGCCACCGGCGTCGGTGGTCTTCTCCGCCAGGGGCGCGCCGTTCCCGTCGCAGGGCAGCAGTTGTACCCGGACGCCCGGCAGCGGCGGCTCGTCGCCGTCCTGCACGCCGTCTCCGTCGGTGTCGAACCAGACGCGGTCACCCAGCTGGACGTCGCCGGCGCCACCGCCGACCGCCATCGTGAGGTTCGCGGCCTTGCCGCCGGACACGTCGACGAACTCGGTCAGCCCGGCGAAGCCCGGCGCCTGCGCCGCCGGTTCGAGCCCGCTCATCGTCGGCGGGATCGAC
Proteins encoded in this region:
- a CDS encoding MFS transporter, which gives rise to MRHVQSYRRVLALPRVPATMLLMFLTRLPMTAMGLTLTLHVVTDLGRGYGAAGLVGTAATLGSALGAPLVGRLIDRHGLRPVVATCGTASTAYWVSAPHLSYVALVAVALPAGMLAVPASSISRQVLTALVPVALRRSAYSLDTISLESSFMIGPAAGIAVATQVSASVALTGIGVCFALTTVALCWFNPPIRRLDEVVTGSRPPLRDWLGRRLVATLFVGGGALFCLAGTELATLAALRVTGEVGWTGVVIAVMCVASAAGGIIHGAVRRSLSQPTLMLLLTLLVIPVGLFGQSWWLLAIALVPMNVACAPTLAATAEEVSALAPARVRGEAMGLLDSATRLGMATGSPAVGFAIDHSSPGLGFVAAGLGGLVVAAVGLGLRLRVRLPKPVNA
- a CDS encoding SAM-dependent methyltransferase translates to MRDWDIVSGVGITALAVAAARAVESSRAEPLVEDPYAAAFVRAAQAPMPLPTRAGELPREDALWERMSLFLGLRSRFFDEYLAEASTAGVRQVVILAAGLDSRAFRLDWPDETTLFEVDQPRVLEFKDEVLAEQGAQPRCERRTVAVDLRDDWANALLDKGFDPEQPTAWLVEGLLPYLARDAATRLLDTVHSLSALESTVAIEYVHDPKAALEDPAVENMLKEFGFDFAALLPDDPHGDPAEQLAELGWAVGDVSGADLAERYGRQLTDNVTSMFGANGRYLTGRLG
- a CDS encoding SdrD B-like domain-containing protein encodes the protein MRHVIVAVVALLVVSALPTLATADSADGPLTVRVVRPDQNGAGVGGILVVATDPSGASASGTTGPDGTVTIVTTALAGGRYRVDASIPPTMSGLEPAAQAPGFAGLTEFVDVSGGKAANLTMAVGGGAGDVQLGDRVWFDTDGDGVQDGDEPPLPGVRVQLLPCDGNGAPLAEKTTDAGGRYLFGPGDGVTPNTCYTLKFDYSGVDTAGLPGSPPVAGLRWTTPLASVTPEIDSNVDPGSGTARVTVGPAGSVDDTVDGGVVGGLNEVGDLVWADVNRNGLQDPGEPGVAGVPVSLQDADGAVVVATTTGPHGQYAFSHLPDGTYKVCFDAGKLPAQYADYKLTKPRAGNPGQDSAPDPTTGCTAPTELKADHVQDRTLDAGLAPPVNRIAARVWSDLNADGVPDPNEPGIGGVPVKLRGDDGSQLALTTTGPDGGYVFDDVPDGSYQVCFDLGNLPAAVADYTPAKYVNDSAANPATGCTRTVTIGLGKREDTSLSAGLAAPVNELGDRVWFDSNRNGLQDPVETGIAGVPVRLVKAGGGDAATTTTGADGAYSFKGIPDGAYQVCFDPKGFPPAYAGGQWSKPRVGDATKDSDVDLAGSCTPPVTVGVGHRDESTLDAGVVAARNRVGDLVWFDRNGNGEPDPDEPGAAGIEVTMKDATGRVVAATRTGPDGGYLLDDLPDGSYQVCFDLTHLPPGFAAFRVPGVDNGCTPPMTVGPKPREDLSVKVGLVTATPAVAPAASESDTGGGGFPFGWVAFTAVIVLAGAGFTLRWWKTVDQ